A window of Candidatus Dependentiae bacterium contains these coding sequences:
- the dcd gene encoding dCTP deaminase has product MILSGREIKRRLDKDIFITPFNPQQLNPNSYNLRLHNELMVYEDEALDMKKKPSVRNIIIPEEGILLEPGILYLARTIEHTKTLGCVPMLEGRSSIGRLGLFIHITAGFGDVGFTGFWTLEMFCVKPIRIYPGVEICQVFYHTIEGDFDEYQSNKYQNNQGIQPSMLYKDFKQYLR; this is encoded by the coding sequence ATGATCTTGTCAGGAAGAGAGATTAAGCGCCGACTTGATAAAGATATTTTTATTACGCCGTTTAATCCTCAGCAATTAAACCCTAACAGTTACAATTTGCGTTTGCATAATGAGCTTATGGTTTATGAAGATGAAGCTTTGGATATGAAGAAAAAGCCAAGTGTGCGTAATATCATCATTCCCGAGGAAGGTATTTTGCTGGAACCGGGTATTTTGTATTTAGCGCGAACCATTGAGCACACCAAAACCTTAGGGTGTGTGCCTATGTTAGAAGGGCGTTCTTCTATTGGGCGTTTAGGTTTGTTTATTCATATTACTGCCGGATTTGGTGATGTAGGATTTACCGGTTTTTGGACATTAGAAATGTTTTGTGTCAAACCGATTCGTATTTATCCGGGTGTTGAAATTTGCCAAGTTTTCTATCATACGATTGAAGGTGACTTTGATGAATATCAAAGTAATAAATATCAAAATAATCAGGGAATTCAACCGAGTATGTTGTATAAAGATTTTAAGCAATATTTAAGATAA
- a CDS encoding MoxR family ATPase: MTDTTISESTIQQIKDESSRFTGLSQEVGKVIVGQKDIIDFINVALLCNGHILLEGVPGVAKTTMIKAVTEALGLSFNRIQFTPDLLPSDLIGTLIYNPKTQNFETKKGPVFANLILADEINRAPAKVQSALLEAMQEHQVTIGSETFTLDEPFLVFATQNPIEQEGTYQLPEAQVDRFMFKLLVDYPQKDEEREILRKTFDSKSIARILTKEDIFKAQKLVQQIYMDDKIANYILDIVFATRDPKGYNLARIAPYIAHGVSPRATLALSYAAKAHAFLKRRHFVTPDDVKIVAPAVLRHRLGLTYEAQAEDISSDQVIDTILTTIPSP; encoded by the coding sequence ATGACAGATACAACTATTTCAGAATCAACAATACAACAAATTAAAGACGAAAGTAGTCGATTTACTGGTCTTTCGCAAGAGGTCGGCAAAGTTATTGTTGGTCAAAAAGATATTATAGATTTTATTAATGTAGCACTTTTATGCAATGGACACATTCTCCTTGAAGGTGTACCCGGCGTTGCAAAAACAACTATGATCAAAGCGGTCACAGAAGCTCTTGGCCTCAGTTTTAATCGCATTCAATTTACTCCTGATTTATTGCCATCTGATTTAATTGGAACATTAATTTATAACCCTAAGACACAAAACTTTGAAACCAAAAAAGGTCCTGTATTTGCTAATTTAATCTTAGCTGATGAAATCAACCGTGCACCGGCAAAAGTTCAGTCAGCCCTCTTGGAAGCTATGCAAGAACATCAAGTTACTATTGGATCTGAAACATTTACCTTAGATGAACCTTTTTTAGTTTTTGCAACACAGAATCCAATCGAACAAGAAGGCACCTATCAACTGCCTGAAGCACAAGTTGACAGATTCATGTTTAAGCTTCTTGTTGATTATCCGCAGAAAGATGAAGAAAGAGAAATTTTAAGGAAAACATTTGATTCAAAAAGCATTGCTCGCATTTTAACTAAAGAAGACATATTTAAAGCTCAAAAGCTTGTGCAGCAAATCTATATGGACGACAAAATCGCAAATTATATTTTAGATATTGTTTTTGCAACACGTGATCCAAAGGGATACAACTTAGCGCGCATTGCTCCTTATATTGCTCATGGCGTTTCGCCCCGCGCAACACTTGCTTTATCGTATGCTGCAAAAGCACATGCTTTTTTAAAGCGTCGTCACTTTGTTACTCCTGATGACGTCAAAATAGTTGCACCTGCAGTGTTACGTCATCGCTTAGGATTAACCTACGAAGCACAAGCTGAAGATATATCCAGCGATCAAGTGATTGATACTATTTTAACAACAATTCCGTCACCCTAA
- a CDS encoding type II secretion system protein N, protein MRHPLWILNSAIAVLLIGAFLFMLLSRQKVPYRESIEPELSAERIKRDEIKINLSKIYENDLFDTYQKEFKQPISPAIQIPVPQAPTPELPRTPEMPRPAFLDPLNITLKGIVVIASDDSKNRAVIQDNQTKNEQTYKVGNTISDAQLIRIFKNKVIFLRSNGQQEVLYLREKDAELDPTYAALSGWENVVKKIDEYHHTINPQAFTERIQNLAQFIDMLDLTTAFQKGRSIGCRVGQTKKHSLGAALGFMTGDIITHVDNIPATDTSHRFQIYKNIIAKKPNEPITVQVLREHEPTTLVYALEDFSILDRLEKTNPAQELALEEKIKERQIKAMQQKHAFAPSVRDLKKRERQNMLSRGRMPIGYKPTQTTE, encoded by the coding sequence ATGAGACATCCATTGTGGATTTTAAACAGTGCCATTGCTGTATTGTTAATTGGCGCATTCCTTTTTATGCTGCTTTCACGCCAAAAAGTCCCTTACCGAGAATCAATAGAGCCAGAACTTTCGGCTGAACGCATTAAGCGGGATGAAATCAAAATTAATTTAAGTAAAATCTATGAAAATGACCTTTTTGATACATATCAAAAAGAATTCAAACAGCCGATTTCACCAGCTATACAAATTCCTGTTCCACAGGCACCAACACCTGAACTACCAAGAACACCTGAAATGCCAAGGCCAGCGTTTTTAGATCCGCTCAATATTACACTCAAAGGAATTGTAGTTATAGCAAGCGATGACAGTAAAAATCGAGCAGTAATTCAAGACAATCAAACAAAAAATGAGCAAACATATAAAGTTGGTAACACTATAAGTGATGCACAACTTATACGTATTTTTAAAAACAAAGTTATTTTCTTGCGTTCAAATGGGCAACAAGAGGTACTTTATTTACGTGAAAAAGATGCTGAACTTGACCCAACTTATGCAGCATTAAGCGGCTGGGAAAACGTAGTTAAAAAAATTGATGAATATCATCACACAATTAACCCACAAGCATTTACCGAACGCATACAAAACCTTGCACAATTTATAGACATGCTTGACCTAACAACTGCATTCCAAAAAGGTCGCAGCATTGGATGCCGCGTTGGCCAAACAAAAAAACATTCATTAGGAGCTGCACTCGGTTTTATGACTGGAGACATCATTACTCATGTTGATAATATACCGGCAACCGATACCTCTCATCGTTTCCAAATTTATAAAAATATAATCGCAAAAAAACCGAATGAACCTATTACTGTTCAAGTGTTGCGTGAACATGAACCAACGACTCTTGTATATGCATTAGAAGATTTTAGTATTCTTGATAGACTAGAAAAGACAAATCCGGCACAAGAGTTAGCGTTGGAAGAAAAAATAAAAGAAAGACAGATTAAAGCAATGCAACAAAAACATGCATTTGCACCAAGCGTACGGGATCTGAAAAAAAGAGAGCGACAAAATATGCTTTCAAGAGGAAGAATGCCAATTGGCTATAAACCCACGCAAACAACTGAGTAA
- a CDS encoding secretin N-terminal domain-containing protein: protein MIKKRKKNLYACALLLSLQTGRVLPDEQSQAMQVGQRLQKRSRTSIFDTVNDEDEPIANQATNNAAAKLNNKNEIATKNEQQAIKQDVNLLEQTGDPTLQFSSATGQGINRFIQEAIAEPAEESSSRVEPSKSVTKTTEEPEEPAKKVPPKIETAQPEQEKTPTEIIDPIGEYPGQEVEQEQNVFDALYEPKEIMLRKEHEKQQEEASKKEALEQEQRKEAADDDLIEFYFEDADIQNLLTQVADIYDVNFITDETIDPLGPGGKALKGNKISFKTHKPLNKKAAWNLFLTFLDLAGFALVPESEQGFYRVVTADKAQKSPVPAYIGVEPETLPDNDQVVRFVYFIENAEINTIKDIVNTLKSPNARAVILQEIKALVITDKTYNIKSLMQIIKELDQVSMPQSMSVLKLERADVMDVKKLYDTISKPDGEGATPSRLFGARKQSASIYFPENARLIAEPRSNSLILLGPKDAIKKIEDFIMKYVDVELEKPYSPLHTYQLRYASAVTVSDIMNNMSQFGSETAAGKAGGVRGGDKYLKPMSFTAEPATNTVVIKGDYEDYLKALKIIKKLDEPQPQVAVEALILTLNFEDNKEIGSQIRNKVPGPNGLLGNNVDFQTSGIRLGGSPKGIQTNNTGPGADRLLANLINLVSGAAAGNTVFSLGADAFGVWGIFNILQSITNTQVVSNPFLVATNKTKASVAIGEIRRVVTSTIFAGETPADALGDFSAELKLEVTPQINSDGMIILKLNVLFENFISSLQNNEEAAKQTRTIDTKTIVADREVIAIGGLIQNRIIETLNKVPVLGDIPILGWLFRNKSKNVIKDNLLILISTRIIEPEVTEIVDEHTQQKMEDYYETVETFHDSGEYRDPVYRRFFDDQQEDPAGVVEDFLFKRRITEESSAKEEIEKIEEQKIDQRVTRNGKFYRPGKAKAPAIIKQPKLEKEPPPAPPANQSLYRSGLLKQLTEQPDDTIRISQNNKKSRRRDARRSLQHLMPNDQIGVTT, encoded by the coding sequence ATGATAAAAAAAAGAAAAAAAAATTTATATGCATGTGCCCTTTTACTGAGTCTACAAACAGGACGTGTCCTGCCTGATGAGCAATCACAAGCTATGCAAGTTGGCCAGCGATTACAAAAAAGATCTCGCACCTCAATTTTTGATACCGTTAATGATGAAGATGAGCCAATAGCCAACCAAGCAACAAATAATGCGGCTGCCAAATTAAATAATAAAAATGAAATTGCCACCAAAAATGAACAACAAGCAATAAAGCAAGACGTTAATCTACTAGAGCAAACCGGCGATCCGACTTTACAATTTTCATCTGCTACCGGACAAGGTATAAATCGTTTCATACAAGAGGCGATTGCCGAACCGGCCGAAGAATCTTCGAGCAGAGTCGAACCTTCTAAATCCGTAACCAAAACCACAGAAGAGCCTGAAGAACCTGCAAAGAAAGTTCCTCCAAAAATTGAAACCGCTCAACCGGAACAAGAGAAAACACCAACAGAAATCATTGACCCTATTGGTGAGTATCCTGGACAAGAGGTTGAACAAGAACAAAACGTATTTGATGCACTTTATGAACCAAAAGAAATTATGTTACGCAAAGAACATGAAAAACAACAAGAAGAAGCATCCAAAAAAGAGGCTCTTGAGCAAGAACAAAGAAAGGAAGCCGCCGATGACGACCTTATTGAGTTCTATTTTGAAGATGCTGATATTCAAAATCTTTTGACACAAGTTGCTGACATTTATGATGTCAATTTTATTACTGACGAAACAATTGATCCCCTTGGGCCGGGAGGCAAGGCGCTTAAGGGAAATAAAATATCATTCAAAACTCATAAACCCTTGAATAAAAAAGCTGCATGGAATCTGTTTTTAACATTCCTTGACCTGGCCGGATTTGCTCTGGTTCCAGAGTCCGAACAAGGGTTTTATCGTGTAGTAACCGCAGATAAAGCGCAAAAATCACCTGTCCCTGCATATATCGGCGTTGAGCCCGAAACATTACCCGATAATGATCAGGTGGTACGCTTTGTTTACTTCATTGAAAATGCTGAAATAAATACCATTAAAGATATAGTAAATACACTCAAAAGCCCCAATGCTCGCGCTGTTATCCTGCAAGAAATAAAAGCATTAGTGATTACCGATAAAACTTATAATATTAAAAGTTTAATGCAGATCATCAAAGAGCTCGATCAAGTCTCCATGCCTCAATCAATGTCTGTACTAAAATTAGAGCGCGCTGATGTTATGGATGTAAAAAAACTATATGACACCATTTCAAAACCAGATGGAGAAGGAGCAACTCCTTCGCGATTATTTGGCGCACGAAAGCAATCTGCATCAATTTATTTCCCTGAAAATGCACGGCTCATAGCTGAACCGCGATCTAATTCATTAATTTTACTTGGACCAAAAGACGCTATTAAAAAAATTGAAGATTTCATTATGAAGTATGTTGATGTTGAATTGGAAAAACCATACTCTCCATTACATACCTATCAGCTGCGCTATGCAAGCGCCGTTACAGTATCAGACATTATGAACAACATGTCTCAATTTGGTTCAGAAACTGCTGCCGGCAAAGCAGGCGGTGTTCGCGGCGGGGATAAATACCTTAAACCAATGAGTTTTACTGCTGAACCTGCAACAAACACTGTGGTAATTAAAGGTGACTACGAAGATTATCTAAAAGCATTAAAGATCATAAAAAAACTTGACGAACCGCAACCACAGGTCGCCGTTGAAGCTTTAATCCTCACCCTTAACTTTGAAGACAATAAGGAAATCGGTTCACAAATTCGTAACAAAGTTCCTGGTCCAAATGGTCTTTTAGGCAACAATGTTGACTTTCAAACTTCAGGTATTCGCTTGGGTGGATCTCCTAAAGGGATTCAAACCAATAACACAGGACCCGGCGCTGATCGCTTATTGGCGAACTTAATAAACCTTGTTTCCGGTGCAGCTGCCGGTAACACAGTCTTCTCACTCGGTGCTGACGCATTTGGCGTTTGGGGAATTTTTAACATTTTGCAAAGTATCACAAATACACAGGTCGTCTCCAATCCATTTCTTGTTGCAACCAATAAGACAAAAGCTTCAGTTGCTATAGGTGAGATCCGTCGTGTTGTAACCAGTACTATTTTTGCCGGGGAAACTCCAGCTGATGCGTTAGGAGATTTTAGCGCAGAACTCAAACTGGAAGTTACTCCACAAATTAACTCTGATGGTATGATCATTTTAAAATTAAATGTACTATTTGAAAACTTCATAAGCAGCTTACAAAATAATGAAGAAGCTGCAAAACAAACGAGAACTATTGACACAAAAACCATAGTGGCCGATCGTGAAGTTATTGCCATTGGTGGACTAATCCAAAACCGCATAATTGAAACTTTAAACAAAGTCCCAGTTTTAGGTGACATTCCTATCTTAGGATGGCTATTCCGTAATAAAAGTAAAAATGTAATTAAAGATAATCTACTTATTTTAATATCAACACGCATTATCGAACCTGAAGTTACCGAAATAGTAGACGAACACACTCAACAGAAAATGGAAGACTATTATGAAACAGTTGAAACTTTTCATGATTCCGGTGAGTATCGTGATCCAGTATATAGGCGCTTCTTTGATGATCAGCAAGAAGACCCTGCTGGTGTTGTAGAGGACTTCCTATTCAAGCGCAGAATCACAGAAGAATCATCCGCTAAAGAAGAAATAGAAAAAATAGAAGAACAGAAAATTGATCAAAGGGTGACCCGCAACGGCAAATTTTATCGTCCGGGAAAAGCAAAAGCACCTGCAATCATAAAGCAACCGAAGTTAGAAAAAGAGCCACCACCTGCACCACCGGCAAACCAATCTCTTTATCGATCCGGATTATTAAAGCAACTCACTGAACAACCCGATGATACAATCCGTATTTCACAAAACAATAAAAAAAGTCGCCGTCGTGATGCACGTAGGTCATTACAACACCTTATGCCTAATGATCAAATAGGAGTGACGACATGA
- the pilM gene encoding pilus assembly protein PilM, with protein MIKNILLPEKIGSYYLFAKRIIGFEVTQSHVFATVTYLRAHSSVIEKCIALPIEQENGDTLPKRTAQTIQKIIKKIGSYDEIRTALSSAHVIFKSMRLPFDDIEKIQKVIDFEVEPLLPFSIANAVVDFIITKPITEQNSSEVLVAAVQKQYITQQLELFNQAGVHPEVITVDLFDLYGLYKQIPTYSKIKDNVTLIEINSEITKIAFITNGQLRFIRTLNTGINSIATQLATELSLSPRDALDQLMRFGFNHSDEASTQALQRASSTLKKQIQFTLQSFTAQTEISTLNNQMFLLGIGAEIIGIADWIGKELNIPCALFNPTEVTQNTNIIFKNMVTIPVANSISTAASLPTETVDHFNLRKKEFAPSSEQLLLKQLILGGILIFGLFAGIFMHSFLQLRKLRIELDASKAETAEVLNEWFPEIDRGPIDDMLDEAQEETVKEEKLWFSFARSAHNSLLNLLLELTGLDRDGLGLIIEKITIDQDRGIMTLKAQVRDHEALIRLENELRQSDLFSYVQPQDNPNFNMELRFADERQGDT; from the coding sequence ATGATAAAAAATATTTTATTGCCCGAAAAGATTGGCTCTTACTATTTGTTTGCCAAACGTATTATTGGCTTTGAAGTAACACAGTCACATGTATTTGCTACAGTAACTTATTTACGTGCACATTCAAGCGTTATTGAAAAATGCATTGCATTGCCGATTGAGCAAGAAAATGGAGATACCCTCCCAAAACGCACCGCACAAACTATACAAAAAATTATAAAAAAAATCGGCTCATATGATGAAATAAGAACTGCACTATCAAGTGCACACGTAATATTTAAAAGCATGCGCCTTCCGTTTGATGACATTGAAAAAATACAGAAAGTTATCGACTTTGAAGTCGAGCCACTTTTGCCTTTTTCTATAGCAAATGCGGTTGTTGATTTCATTATTACTAAACCTATAACAGAACAAAATAGCTCCGAAGTGTTAGTTGCTGCAGTTCAAAAACAATATATCACACAACAACTTGAACTGTTCAATCAAGCAGGTGTGCACCCGGAAGTAATTACAGTCGATTTATTCGATCTTTATGGTCTGTATAAGCAAATTCCAACTTATAGTAAAATAAAAGACAACGTTACTCTTATAGAAATTAACAGTGAAATCACCAAAATTGCATTTATCACAAATGGCCAGTTACGCTTTATTCGCACACTCAATACAGGTATCAATTCTATTGCAACACAACTGGCAACAGAGCTTTCTTTATCTCCACGCGATGCCCTTGATCAATTAATGCGCTTTGGCTTTAATCATTCTGATGAAGCATCAACTCAAGCATTACAAAGAGCTTCGTCTACCCTTAAAAAACAGATTCAATTTACCCTACAGTCATTCACCGCACAAACAGAAATATCAACCCTAAACAATCAGATGTTTTTGTTGGGAATAGGAGCTGAAATTATAGGCATAGCAGATTGGATCGGCAAAGAATTAAATATACCGTGCGCATTGTTCAACCCAACCGAAGTCACACAAAATACGAACATCATATTTAAAAATATGGTCACAATTCCAGTTGCAAACAGTATAAGCACTGCAGCATCATTACCAACAGAAACTGTCGATCACTTTAATCTGCGCAAAAAAGAGTTTGCGCCCTCATCTGAGCAACTACTGCTTAAACAGTTGATCCTAGGAGGCATATTAATTTTTGGTTTATTTGCCGGCATTTTTATGCATAGCTTCTTGCAATTACGCAAATTACGCATCGAACTTGATGCATCAAAAGCTGAAACGGCTGAAGTCCTCAATGAATGGTTCCCTGAAATTGATAGAGGTCCTATCGATGACATGCTCGATGAAGCGCAAGAAGAAACGGTTAAAGAGGAAAAACTATGGTTCTCTTTTGCACGTTCAGCACATAATTCATTGCTCAACCTGCTATTAGAACTTACCGGCCTTGATCGCGATGGGTTAGGATTAATCATTGAAAAAATAACTATTGATCAAGATCGTGGTATTATGACGCTAAAAGCACAAGTCAGAGATCATGAAGCTCTAATACGCCTTGAAAATGAATTGCGACAATCTGACCTGTTTAGCTATGTTCAACCACAAGACAATCCGAATTTCAATATGGAATTACGTTTTGCTGATGAACGCCAAGGAGATACATGA
- a CDS encoding secretin N-terminal domain-containing protein, which yields MKKNILYLLLVSLSLPSSLLAELTQSVALAEKITGKSQQKRRKADISFVFKDEYLIDIINMLAAKKNINIVLPTGANAINTKVNLAIDHKLTLKEAWDILYTLLDIAGYSLIPKKDLYLVVKNSKNISRESLPIYINTPISDIPSTDERIRYMYYLSNIKASQEFDNQLGALFKELLPEDALYKADKGANGILLIAKAQDIKSLMSIVEAMDQTGFQERLEVVRLRYTTADTVAKIFNESILKTAASTPVSRFRPGSQRDQAVTYFSKNVKVIAEPRTNSLVVLGRVQAVERVKDFIFKYIDIQLDSGKSILHMYELQYLDADEFAPVLQNIVDSSRSGGTEQSKAGGAQVGTERFFDQVIIQPDSPAQASEEGEEGKYFGGNKLVVAARNDDWKRIKVLIEQLDKPQPQVIIEVLIADLTLDDARRLGSISRNPKDLPFPGEVTAQSAMIDQVVLDSDDAEVINTLRGVNSDLNSITVPSANPSIVPSPVSIPQNLVAGTAVIALNDNDGRTWSLLEILKIFDHTKILSHPHIIATNNQKAVIEVGESRLVEDQAAPSTSGITRRKKTLQANTNLHITPRISTANTVNLQVVIDIDQFQNATVTNGNRINRDLTTNASIKSGDILALGGLVRDQTEDRVVQTPILSKIPILGWLFKRKDKTINQTSLTIFITPTIIQPKLRGGVGQYTKTYVEVAKDYSRQGALFDNLRDPVTRWFFKVHNEATDVTDEFLTKDEITQVSHAAEGIDSIAQEEGRLLDEHLNIIDESLNRQGELKGMLSNQDNPLQRRETSAPQKQEKTTPPIAGTTIAQQKPQNNLKKSHAQQKQSCNTNCSTKKITPQPSKKRHLSSKNCNTCVIAESKEISNNHNKNLKDLLVSEENPLKA from the coding sequence ATGAAAAAAAATATATTATATTTATTATTAGTGTCGCTTTCTTTACCTTCATCTTTACTGGCAGAACTGACACAAAGCGTTGCGTTGGCAGAAAAAATCACCGGTAAATCACAACAAAAGAGACGCAAAGCAGATATATCATTTGTATTTAAAGATGAATATTTAATCGATATTATCAACATGTTAGCTGCAAAAAAAAATATTAATATCGTTTTACCCACCGGCGCAAATGCTATTAATACAAAAGTTAATTTAGCTATTGATCATAAACTTACCCTTAAAGAAGCATGGGACATTTTATATACGCTCCTTGATATCGCCGGATATAGTCTGATCCCAAAAAAAGATCTTTATTTAGTGGTAAAAAACAGTAAAAACATCTCGCGCGAATCATTGCCTATTTACATTAACACCCCCATTAGCGATATCCCTAGCACTGATGAACGCATCCGATACATGTATTATCTATCGAATATCAAAGCTTCTCAGGAGTTTGACAATCAATTAGGCGCGTTATTCAAAGAACTTTTACCTGAAGATGCTCTTTATAAAGCGGATAAAGGAGCAAATGGCATTTTACTCATTGCAAAAGCACAAGATATTAAATCATTAATGAGCATTGTTGAAGCTATGGATCAAACCGGATTTCAAGAGCGCCTGGAAGTTGTACGTCTTCGCTATACCACAGCTGATACCGTTGCTAAAATATTTAATGAAAGCATCTTAAAAACTGCTGCCAGCACTCCTGTGAGTCGATTCCGTCCCGGATCTCAACGAGATCAAGCCGTTACTTACTTTTCCAAAAACGTAAAAGTCATCGCCGAGCCTCGCACTAACTCCTTAGTCGTATTAGGAAGAGTACAAGCAGTTGAACGTGTTAAAGATTTTATTTTTAAATATATTGATATACAACTCGATTCAGGAAAATCTATTTTGCACATGTATGAACTGCAATACCTGGATGCCGATGAGTTTGCCCCTGTACTGCAAAACATTGTCGATTCATCTCGCAGTGGCGGCACTGAGCAGTCAAAAGCAGGAGGTGCTCAAGTTGGTACTGAACGTTTTTTTGATCAAGTAATTATTCAACCGGATAGTCCTGCACAAGCATCAGAAGAAGGTGAAGAAGGAAAATATTTCGGGGGAAACAAGTTGGTTGTTGCGGCACGCAACGATGATTGGAAGCGGATAAAAGTATTAATTGAACAGCTGGACAAACCACAACCGCAAGTTATTATAGAAGTACTCATTGCCGATCTCACTCTAGATGATGCCCGCAGACTTGGATCCATAAGCCGTAACCCAAAAGATCTCCCTTTTCCGGGTGAGGTTACAGCTCAATCGGCAATGATTGATCAAGTTGTACTAGATTCAGATGATGCAGAGGTAATTAATACATTGCGTGGTGTAAATTCAGATTTAAACTCTATAACAGTCCCGAGCGCAAATCCTTCTATAGTCCCCTCACCTGTGAGTATTCCACAAAACTTAGTTGCCGGCACAGCGGTTATTGCTTTAAATGACAATGATGGACGCACGTGGAGTTTGCTGGAAATACTAAAAATATTCGATCATACCAAAATTTTATCTCATCCTCATATCATCGCCACCAATAATCAAAAAGCGGTTATTGAAGTTGGAGAAAGTCGTTTGGTTGAAGATCAGGCTGCTCCAAGTACCAGTGGTATTACTCGTAGGAAAAAGACATTACAAGCAAATACAAATCTACACATTACCCCACGTATCAGCACTGCAAATACCGTAAACCTACAAGTGGTAATTGATATAGATCAATTCCAAAACGCAACCGTTACAAATGGGAATCGTATTAATCGTGATTTGACCACGAATGCATCTATCAAGAGTGGTGACATTCTTGCCCTAGGCGGATTGGTAAGAGATCAAACTGAAGATCGAGTTGTCCAAACGCCAATTTTAAGTAAAATTCCAATTCTTGGTTGGCTATTTAAACGAAAAGACAAAACAATTAATCAAACAAGCTTAACCATCTTTATTACACCAACAATTATTCAACCGAAACTTCGTGGTGGTGTTGGACAATACACCAAAACATATGTTGAAGTTGCAAAAGATTACTCTCGACAAGGCGCTTTATTTGATAATCTACGTGATCCCGTCACTCGATGGTTCTTCAAAGTTCATAATGAGGCTACTGATGTTACCGATGAATTTTTAACAAAAGATGAAATAACTCAAGTATCACACGCCGCTGAAGGAATTGATTCCATTGCACAAGAAGAAGGTCGTCTTCTTGATGAACATTTGAACATTATAGATGAGTCACTTAACCGACAAGGAGAACTAAAAGGCATGCTATCCAACCAAGACAATCCATTGCAAAGAAGAGAAACATCTGCACCACAGAAGCAAGAAAAAACAACTCCGCCAATTGCTGGGACTACCATTGCTCAACAAAAACCTCAAAACAATCTAAAAAAGTCTCATGCGCAACAAAAACAAAGCTGCAATACAAACTGTTCTACTAAAAAAATAACGCCTCAACCATCAAAAAAACGGCACCTGTCGTCAAAAAATTGTAATACTTGTGTAATTGCTGAGTCGAAAGAAATAAGCAACAATCATAATAAAAACTTAAAAGATTTATTAGTAAGTGAAGAAAATCCCTTAAAAGCCTAA